Proteins from a genomic interval of Shewanella seohaensis:
- the speF gene encoding ornithine decarboxylase SpeF, with translation MKSLKVAASLSVRSCFEIDREVVNVLTTDFCDVGAAVVSVDDVRNGIVEKIKNTGLKLPIFVSVCCEETFPDDICSSITGVFELCGSNTDFYGKQVETAVQKYEQALLPPFFGTLKKYVEMGNSTFACPGHQGGQFFRKHPVGRQFFDFFGETIFRSDMCNADVKLGDLLIHEGAPLDAQKYAAKVFNADKTYFVLNGTSSSNKVATNALLAKGDLVLFDRNNHKSNHHGALIQAGATPIYLETARNPFGFIGGIDAHCFQESYLREQIRAVAPERADEQRPFRLAIIQLGTYDGTIYNARQVVDRIGHLCDYILFDSAWVGYEQFIPMMNDCSPLLLELTPEDPGIIVTQSVHKQQAGFSQTSQIHKKDKHIKGQARYCNHKRFNNAFMMHASTSPFYPLFAALDVNAKMHEGASGRYLWREAVKAGIEARKLLLKKCKYIKPFIPSMIEGRPWQDYPTEQMADDLRFFEFEPGQKWHSFDGYEKGQYFVDPCKFLLTTPGIDAETGKYTEFGIPATILANFLRENNIIPEKCDLNSILFLMTPAEDMAKMQHLVSQISRFEKLVDEDAPLSEVLPNVYNANKARYKDYTIRQLCQEMHNLYVSHDVKQLQKEMFRQAHFPTKVMDPQEANLEFIRGKVELVPLSQIEGRIAAEGALPYPPGVLCVVPGEIWGGAVQRYFLALEEGINLLPGFSPELQGVYLENTPEGKIQALGYVLNK, from the coding sequence ATGAAATCATTAAAAGTTGCCGCCAGTTTATCTGTTAGATCATGTTTTGAAATAGACAGAGAAGTCGTCAATGTATTAACCACAGATTTTTGCGATGTGGGTGCGGCTGTAGTCTCTGTTGATGATGTTAGAAATGGTATTGTTGAAAAAATTAAAAATACCGGATTGAAACTGCCTATTTTCGTATCAGTTTGTTGTGAAGAAACCTTCCCAGATGATATTTGCTCTTCTATTACCGGGGTATTTGAGCTCTGCGGTAGCAATACCGATTTCTATGGCAAACAGGTCGAAACCGCCGTCCAAAAATATGAGCAAGCCCTATTACCGCCGTTCTTTGGCACACTGAAAAAATACGTGGAAATGGGCAACTCCACCTTCGCCTGCCCAGGCCATCAGGGTGGTCAATTCTTCCGTAAACATCCTGTGGGTCGCCAATTTTTCGATTTCTTTGGCGAAACCATTTTCCGCTCCGATATGTGTAATGCCGACGTTAAACTCGGCGATCTGTTAATCCATGAAGGTGCACCGCTGGATGCACAAAAATACGCGGCCAAAGTCTTTAACGCCGATAAAACCTACTTTGTGCTCAACGGAACTTCTTCTTCAAATAAAGTGGCGACCAACGCACTGCTGGCGAAGGGTGACCTGGTATTATTCGACCGTAACAACCATAAATCCAACCACCATGGCGCGTTAATTCAAGCCGGTGCGACACCGATTTATTTAGAAACTGCCCGTAACCCCTTCGGCTTTATTGGCGGTATCGACGCCCACTGCTTCCAAGAGTCTTATTTAAGGGAACAAATCCGCGCCGTTGCACCTGAGCGTGCCGATGAACAACGTCCATTCCGTTTAGCTATTATCCAGCTGGGCACCTACGATGGCACTATCTACAATGCTCGCCAAGTAGTTGATCGTATTGGACATCTATGTGATTACATCCTGTTTGACTCAGCTTGGGTTGGCTATGAGCAATTTATTCCTATGATGAATGACTGCTCGCCTCTGCTGCTCGAACTGACACCTGAAGATCCCGGTATTATCGTGACTCAGTCAGTGCACAAACAGCAGGCTGGCTTCTCACAAACCTCGCAAATTCACAAAAAAGATAAACATATCAAAGGCCAAGCGAGATACTGTAACCATAAACGCTTCAACAACGCCTTTATGATGCACGCCTCTACCAGCCCCTTCTATCCGCTGTTTGCCGCATTGGATGTGAACGCTAAAATGCACGAAGGCGCCAGCGGCCGTTATCTATGGCGTGAGGCGGTAAAAGCCGGTATTGAAGCTCGCAAGCTACTGCTCAAAAAATGTAAATATATCAAGCCATTTATCCCAAGCATGATCGAGGGACGTCCATGGCAGGATTATCCAACCGAACAAATGGCCGATGATTTACGTTTCTTCGAGTTTGAACCCGGACAAAAATGGCACTCCTTCGACGGTTACGAAAAAGGCCAATATTTCGTTGACCCTTGTAAGTTCCTATTAACCACACCGGGTATCGATGCCGAAACGGGTAAATATACTGAATTTGGTATTCCAGCAACTATTCTGGCTAACTTCTTACGTGAAAATAATATTATTCCCGAGAAGTGCGACTTAAATTCGATTTTATTCCTGATGACGCCTGCGGAAGATATGGCGAAGATGCAACACTTAGTGTCGCAAATATCTCGCTTCGAGAAATTAGTCGACGAAGATGCGCCATTATCTGAAGTATTACCTAACGTCTATAACGCCAATAAAGCCCGTTATAAAGACTATACCATTCGTCAACTCTGCCAAGAAATGCACAATCTTTATGTCAGCCATGACGTAAAACAACTGCAAAAAGAAATGTTCCGTCAAGCGCATTTCCCAACAAAAGTGATGGACCCACAGGAAGCCAACCTCGAATTTATCCGTGGCAAAGTGGAGTTAGTGCCACTGTCACAAATTGAGGGACGCATTGCCGCAGAAGGTGCATTGCCTTACCCACCAGGGGTGTTATGTGTGGTTCCAGGTGAAATATGGGGCGGCGCGGTACAACGTTATTTCTTAGCCCTTGAAGAAGGTATCAACTTATTACCCGGATTTTCCCCTGAATTACAAGGTGTTTACCTCGAAAACACCCCAGAAGGAAAAATCCAAGCCCTAGGTTATGTATTAAATAAATAA
- the potE gene encoding putrescine-ornithine antiporter yields MSKSANKIGVVQLTIITIVNMMGSGIIMLPTQLAQVGTISILSWLVTAAGSTALAYAFAKCGMFSKKSGGMGGYAEYAFGRSGNFMANYTYAVSLLIANVAIAISAVGYAAVLLEVNLSPMAICLATIGVLWLATVANFGGARITGRVSSVTVWGIILPVIGVSLIGWFWFDIDLYKGAWNPHELPFFKALGGSIAMTLWAFLGLESACANSETVDNPEKNVPIAVMGGTLGAALIYIVSTNVIAGIVPNADLANSNAPFGLAFAQMFNPVVGKIVMACAIISCTGSLLGWQFTIAQVFKASADEGFFPKVFSKVSKAEAPIWGMTIIVSIQTLLSLMTISPSLSKQFEALVNLAVVTNIVPYILSMAALGVMQKQLKVPANKARVANVIAVIGALYSFYALYSSGETAVMLGAIATFFGWTIYGVISNKTPTAEIKAA; encoded by the coding sequence ATGAGTAAATCAGCAAATAAAATTGGTGTCGTCCAATTAACTATTATCACCATAGTCAACATGATGGGTTCAGGTATTATCATGTTGCCTACCCAATTAGCCCAAGTCGGTACTATTTCTATCCTTTCTTGGTTAGTCACGGCGGCGGGTTCTACGGCGCTTGCCTATGCCTTTGCCAAATGCGGTATGTTCAGTAAAAAATCGGGTGGTATGGGCGGTTACGCCGAATATGCCTTCGGTCGTAGCGGTAACTTTATGGCGAACTACACCTATGCGGTATCGCTTTTAATCGCTAACGTCGCCATCGCTATCTCTGCCGTGGGTTATGCCGCGGTGCTACTCGAAGTGAACTTAAGCCCAATGGCTATCTGTCTTGCCACCATTGGCGTGCTTTGGTTAGCAACCGTGGCTAACTTTGGTGGCGCCCGCATTACAGGTCGCGTGAGTAGCGTTACCGTGTGGGGGATTATTCTGCCCGTGATTGGCGTGTCGTTAATCGGTTGGTTCTGGTTCGACATCGACCTCTACAAAGGTGCTTGGAACCCACATGAACTGCCTTTCTTTAAAGCCTTAGGCGGTTCAATCGCGATGACTTTATGGGCATTCCTTGGCTTAGAATCAGCTTGTGCTAACTCGGAGACAGTTGATAACCCTGAGAAAAACGTTCCTATCGCCGTAATGGGTGGTACCTTAGGTGCAGCGCTTATCTATATCGTTTCAACCAACGTGATTGCCGGTATTGTGCCTAACGCCGACCTTGCCAACTCAAACGCACCTTTCGGTCTAGCCTTTGCGCAAATGTTTAACCCTGTGGTCGGTAAAATCGTGATGGCCTGCGCCATTATCTCCTGTACTGGCTCACTGCTGGGTTGGCAGTTCACTATCGCGCAAGTGTTTAAAGCCTCTGCCGATGAAGGTTTCTTCCCTAAAGTGTTCTCTAAGGTCAGTAAAGCCGAAGCACCAATTTGGGGTATGACCATCATCGTTTCGATTCAAACCCTGCTGTCTTTGATGACTATTAGCCCATCACTGAGCAAACAGTTTGAAGCCCTAGTTAACCTCGCCGTGGTGACTAACATTGTGCCTTACATCCTGTCGATGGCAGCTTTAGGTGTGATGCAAAAACAACTCAAAGTACCAGCGAACAAGGCCCGTGTTGCCAACGTGATTGCGGTTATCGGCGCCCTGTATAGCTTCTACGCCCTCTATAGCTCTGGTGAAACCGCAGTGATGTTAGGCGCTATCGCGACCTTCTTCGGTTGGACCATCTACGGGGTGATTTCCAATAAAACACCAACAGCTGAGATCAAAGCAGCGTGA
- a CDS encoding serine/threonine protein kinase, whose amino-acid sequence MSQDKLVPSQGAVDDTHSGAAFDFQALTPDLILDAIESLGIYPETGLLALNSYENRVYQFRSDEGQRYVVKFYRPDRWTDAQIQEEHDYAIALAEQEIPMAVPTSEQGQTLHHFHGFRFALFPSIGGRPFEVDNLEQLEFVGRFIGRIHQYGAQSTFKAREPLNPQILGDEPLAWLKQSDLVPNTLRPAFFTVVEQVLAKVNQRWAQQAFTPIRLHGDLHPGNILWTPDGPGFVDLDDARMGPAIQDLWMMLTGDRAQQQLQLEVLLEAYEEFCEFDTRQLALIEPLRALRMVHYNAWIGRRWQDPAFPMHFPWFGDEKYWEQQILAFKEQLAALDEPPLSLIPY is encoded by the coding sequence ATGAGCCAAGATAAGTTAGTTCCATCTCAGGGGGCCGTCGATGATACGCATTCGGGCGCAGCCTTTGACTTTCAGGCCTTAACGCCGGATTTGATTTTAGATGCGATCGAGAGCCTTGGGATATACCCAGAGACTGGCCTGCTCGCGCTGAATAGTTACGAAAACCGTGTGTATCAATTTCGCAGCGATGAAGGGCAACGCTATGTGGTGAAGTTTTATCGCCCCGATCGTTGGACCGATGCGCAGATCCAAGAAGAACACGACTATGCCATCGCGCTTGCCGAGCAGGAAATCCCGATGGCGGTGCCCACATCCGAGCAAGGGCAGACCTTGCATCATTTCCACGGCTTTCGGTTTGCACTGTTTCCCTCCATCGGCGGTCGCCCCTTCGAAGTGGATAACTTAGAGCAGTTGGAATTTGTTGGGCGTTTTATCGGTCGTATACATCAGTACGGTGCCCAGTCGACATTTAAAGCCCGTGAGCCGCTGAATCCGCAGATTTTAGGCGATGAACCTTTAGCCTGGTTAAAGCAGTCAGACTTAGTACCCAACACACTGCGCCCCGCGTTTTTTACCGTGGTGGAGCAAGTGCTGGCGAAGGTGAATCAGCGTTGGGCGCAGCAAGCTTTTACGCCCATTCGTCTGCACGGGGACTTACATCCGGGGAATATTCTTTGGACGCCCGATGGGCCGGGATTTGTGGATTTAGACGATGCCCGTATGGGACCGGCTATTCAAGATTTATGGATGATGCTGACGGGCGATAGAGCGCAGCAGCAACTGCAACTCGAGGTATTACTCGAGGCTTATGAAGAGTTTTGTGAGTTCGATACTCGGCAGTTGGCGCTGATTGAACCCCTACGCGCATTACGGATGGTGCACTATAACGCTTGGATTGGCAGGCGTTGGCAAGATCCTGCTTTCCCTATGCATTTCCCTTGGTTTGGGGATGAAAAGTATTGGGAGCAGCAGATCTTAGCCTTTAAGGAGCAACTCGCGGCACTCGATGAACCGCCGCTGAGCCTGATCCCCTACTAA
- the speFL gene encoding leader peptide SpeFL: MELYMKRKSKIMAHIRRTRHIMMPSQRDYFDHSYIFLR; encoded by the coding sequence ATGGAGTTGTATATGAAGAGGAAATCAAAAATCATGGCTCACATCCGGCGCACCAGACATATCATGATGCCAAGCCAACGTGACTATTTCGACCATTCATACATCTTCCTTCGCTAA
- a CDS encoding YkvA family protein: MAEEQFTETGFWNKIKIFGRQAGREVVERALWLYYVAQKPNTPKWAKSVIFGALAYFISPLDAIPDLTPLVGFTDDLGALAAALTMVMLYIDDEVKSQAADKLALWFGDEPAEPKS, translated from the coding sequence ATGGCAGAGGAACAATTCACTGAGACTGGTTTTTGGAACAAAATCAAAATTTTCGGTCGCCAAGCAGGGCGTGAAGTGGTTGAGCGTGCCCTGTGGCTTTACTATGTGGCGCAAAAGCCCAATACGCCTAAGTGGGCCAAGTCGGTGATTTTTGGGGCCTTGGCTTACTTTATCTCGCCCTTGGATGCGATCCCGGATTTGACCCCTTTAGTGGGTTTTACCGATGACTTGGGCGCCTTAGCGGCGGCGCTCACTATGGTTATGCTCTATATTGATGATGAGGTGAAATCCCAAGCGGCGGATAAGTTGGCGCTGTGGTTTGGCGATGAGCCTGCTGAGCCTAAGTCTTAG
- a CDS encoding acyltransferase family protein, which translates to MRKNQLEFTYMRGIAIIFIVLGHSIYNSGEGFPLLLENLLRGGTALFVFISGYFFHRIFYKDFDYGKFMKNKVQNVLYPFLFVSAIGLFCLSLRWVFLEHQPLEQVLLSIFYTVRNGYILYPHWYIPFIMAVFLFSPVFLWFIRCSQQMRWTLFVLSCVVAILLHRPIGNVNFIHSVVYFMPFYLIGILYSQDEHIVTRYGSIFSALAVIFLIVSLVEQSYIVQHIGNYHKAPFEYNGIDWQFIQKLSLCVLVLNFCDWLSKRSRIPWLVETAEMSFAIFFIHPLFDMLFNTVATVFRYRLPPGSWVTSILFSAGIFIFLMVGSIITARFIKKRLGNRSRLYIGW; encoded by the coding sequence ATGAGAAAAAATCAGCTCGAATTTACCTACATGCGCGGCATCGCGATTATTTTTATCGTGCTTGGCCACAGTATTTATAACTCTGGGGAAGGGTTTCCGTTACTGCTAGAAAATTTACTCAGGGGTGGCACGGCGTTGTTCGTGTTTATCTCTGGTTATTTTTTCCATCGGATTTTTTATAAGGATTTCGATTACGGCAAGTTTATGAAGAATAAGGTACAAAACGTACTTTATCCCTTTTTATTCGTTTCTGCGATTGGCTTGTTCTGCTTAAGTTTACGTTGGGTTTTCCTAGAGCATCAACCGCTTGAACAGGTGTTGCTCAGTATTTTTTATACCGTGCGTAATGGCTACATCCTGTATCCGCACTGGTATATCCCGTTTATCATGGCGGTGTTTTTATTCTCGCCAGTGTTTTTGTGGTTTATCCGCTGCTCGCAGCAGATGCGTTGGACCCTATTCGTGCTGAGTTGTGTGGTAGCGATTCTGCTCCACAGACCCATAGGTAACGTCAACTTTATCCACTCAGTGGTGTATTTTATGCCTTTCTATTTGATTGGTATTTTATATTCCCAAGATGAACATATTGTGACGCGCTATGGCTCAATTTTCAGTGCATTAGCGGTGATCTTCCTGATCGTGAGTCTGGTCGAGCAAAGCTACATAGTGCAGCACATTGGTAACTATCATAAGGCGCCGTTTGAATATAACGGCATCGATTGGCAGTTTATCCAAAAGCTGAGTCTGTGTGTGCTAGTGCTTAACTTCTGTGATTGGTTGTCGAAACGCAGTCGCATCCCTTGGTTAGTCGAAACCGCCGAGATGAGCTTTGCGATTTTCTTCATCCATCCGTTATTCGACATGTTGTTTAATACGGTCGCCACAGTGTTCCGTTATCGCTTACCACCGGGGTCTTGGGTCACCAGTATTCTGTTCTCGGCAGGGATTTTTATCTTCCTGATGGTGGGCAGTATTATCACGGCACGTTTTATCAAAAAACGCTTAGGCAACCGTTCACGTCTGTATATCGGTTGGTAA
- a CDS encoding YSC84-related protein has translation MKSFLSLIVASTCLIASFMAPAAQADDSYTEALNNFHQAKETRKFFDTAYGYALFPTVGKGGIGIGAAYGKGRVFQAGQYMGDSSLTQLSIGFQLGGQAYSEIIFFKDAKSYNEFTSGSFEFDAQASAVAINMGANAKAGTTGNSAGAGQAGGNQSATAAYINGMAVFTVAKGGLMFEAALAGQSFSFEPRGN, from the coding sequence ATGAAATCATTTTTATCCCTTATCGTCGCATCAACCTGTCTGATTGCCAGCTTTATGGCACCCGCAGCTCAGGCCGACGATAGCTACACCGAGGCTTTAAATAATTTTCACCAAGCAAAGGAAACGCGCAAATTTTTTGATACCGCCTATGGTTATGCCCTTTTCCCCACTGTCGGTAAAGGCGGAATAGGTATTGGCGCCGCCTACGGCAAAGGTCGCGTCTTTCAAGCGGGTCAATATATGGGAGACTCTAGCCTGACCCAGCTCTCCATTGGTTTTCAGTTAGGCGGACAAGCCTATAGCGAAATCATCTTCTTTAAAGATGCCAAATCCTACAACGAGTTCACCAGTGGCAGTTTTGAGTTCGATGCACAGGCCTCGGCCGTTGCGATTAACATGGGCGCAAATGCGAAAGCGGGCACCACAGGTAACTCGGCAGGCGCTGGCCAAGCGGGTGGTAATCAATCGGCAACTGCCGCCTATATCAATGGTATGGCGGTATTTACCGTTGCCAAAGGTGGATTAATGTTTGAAGCGGCGCTGGCGGGACAATCCTTCTCCTTCGAGCCCAGAGGCAACTAA
- a CDS encoding YbhB/YbcL family Raf kinase inhibitor-like protein — MMHLHKWIVGLGLLTAAFSSAQAMTLSSKDIGEGQQLSNQFVFNGFGCNGENLSPELTWRDAPKGTKAYAVTAYDPDAPTGSGWWHWAVYNIGGELQQLAQGAGSKANALPKGAIALKNDFGTTEFGGACPPQGHGMHRYVFTVWALPSPLELPKEASPALLGFMLNAQALGSAKLTAVYQR, encoded by the coding sequence ATGATGCATTTACATAAGTGGATAGTCGGACTTGGGTTATTAACGGCGGCATTCAGCTCGGCGCAGGCCATGACCTTATCGAGTAAAGATATTGGCGAAGGTCAGCAATTATCGAATCAATTTGTTTTTAATGGTTTTGGCTGTAATGGCGAGAATCTTTCTCCCGAACTCACTTGGCGTGATGCGCCAAAAGGCACAAAAGCCTATGCGGTGACGGCTTATGATCCCGATGCGCCAACAGGCAGTGGTTGGTGGCATTGGGCCGTCTACAATATTGGCGGCGAGCTACAACAGTTAGCCCAAGGTGCGGGCTCTAAAGCCAACGCCTTACCTAAAGGGGCGATTGCGCTGAAGAATGATTTTGGCACCACCGAATTTGGTGGCGCTTGTCCGCCGCAGGGGCATGGCATGCACAGATATGTCTTTACTGTGTGGGCGTTACCTTCGCCATTAGAGTTACCTAAAGAGGCATCTCCCGCGTTGTTAGGCTTTATGCTCAATGCGCAGGCCTTAGGTAGCGCTAAGCTGACCGCTGTGTATCAGCGTTAA
- a CDS encoding DUF3630 family protein, whose protein sequence is MKLEAIQLDRAALSLSVGGDIDFDHFEAFAEPLAHALDCQVRERQWGADRHQWLLEFEGTSLWLNYEFYGNICWLSVEREADFEVLEYLATLLKSYV, encoded by the coding sequence ATGAAATTAGAAGCCATTCAGTTAGATAGAGCCGCGTTAAGCTTAAGTGTGGGCGGCGATATCGATTTTGATCATTTCGAGGCCTTTGCCGAACCATTAGCCCATGCCTTAGATTGCCAAGTGCGCGAGCGCCAATGGGGCGCGGATCGCCATCAATGGCTATTGGAGTTTGAGGGCACCTCGCTTTGGCTCAATTATGAGTTTTACGGCAATATCTGTTGGCTGAGTGTGGAGCGTGAGGCCGATTTTGAGGTATTGGAATACCTTGCCACACTGTTAAAGTCCTATGTATGA
- a CDS encoding nitrous oxide-stimulated promoter family protein, which produces MDSAALLTGKLRYEHETISAMAKIYCKAKHQGQTASGLCEECLALLEYAAVRLDRCPYGQDKPTCNKCPVHCYKPAQKAQVKEIMIFAGPRMLLPHPIRAIKHLLAERQPVPASVPEAASNRHQRIAISQKNP; this is translated from the coding sequence ATGGACTCAGCGGCACTACTTACAGGTAAACTGCGCTACGAGCATGAAACCATTAGCGCGATGGCGAAAATCTATTGTAAAGCTAAGCACCAAGGCCAAACGGCATCCGGCCTGTGTGAAGAATGTTTAGCGCTGCTAGAATATGCCGCCGTTCGCCTCGATCGCTGCCCCTACGGACAAGATAAACCCACCTGCAATAAATGCCCAGTGCACTGCTATAAACCAGCACAAAAGGCGCAGGTCAAAGAGATCATGATTTTCGCCGGCCCACGAATGCTGTTACCGCATCCCATTCGCGCAATCAAACACTTACTGGCAGAGCGTCAGCCGGTTCCTGCATCTGTGCCAGAGGCGGCGTCTAATCGCCATCAACGCATCGCAATTTCACAGAAAAACCCTTAG
- a CDS encoding DsrE/DsrF/TusD sulfur relay family protein — protein sequence MQNILIVAHASPYGTEKLFNSLRIALALKDQTEQQVDLKIFLMSDAVFGALKHQTTPDLSYNLQQMFEILSAQQVPILLCKTCAQARGVNPEMLLEGAQIGTLQDLTRWTLAADKVMHI from the coding sequence ATGCAAAACATTCTGATCGTTGCCCACGCCAGCCCCTATGGCACAGAAAAACTCTTCAATAGCCTACGTATCGCTTTGGCGCTGAAGGATCAAACAGAGCAACAAGTTGATTTAAAAATCTTTTTAATGTCAGATGCGGTGTTTGGCGCCCTTAAGCATCAAACGACTCCAGACCTCAGTTACAACCTACAACAGATGTTTGAAATCCTAAGCGCTCAGCAAGTCCCTATTTTACTCTGTAAAACCTGCGCCCAAGCGCGGGGCGTTAACCCCGAAATGCTGCTCGAAGGCGCACAAATAGGCACTCTGCAGGATCTCACCCGCTGGACGCTGGCCGCCGATAAGGTGATGCATATTTAA
- a CDS encoding helix-turn-helix transcriptional regulator: protein MIRMFEYDSKLAQSLSRVPVHQPSIIRVIQGEKSLLWQDDALAVNAEQLLLLPAGSHISFVNRPMSGRYRAVQLLLPYELPSGVMLAATDRVIPKPTQTISRSVDFAWNALLHSLTLALPTSVQMHYLAALLLSLPQQASVNWLYSHKPANVSQAVLGLLGQHPSAPWQQEDIADKLHMSTASLRRKLAQEDTSFRQLLAEVRLCQGLTLLQNSTDSVLQIALACGYLSAEKFSARFKQAFGLTPAAYRRTL from the coding sequence ATGATCCGCATGTTTGAATACGACTCTAAACTGGCGCAGTCACTTTCGCGGGTGCCAGTGCATCAGCCCTCGATTATCCGCGTTATTCAAGGCGAGAAGTCGCTGCTCTGGCAAGATGATGCCCTGGCCGTGAATGCTGAGCAGCTATTATTGTTACCCGCCGGAAGCCATATCAGCTTCGTTAATCGACCGATGAGCGGGCGCTATCGAGCGGTGCAACTCCTCTTACCCTATGAGTTACCCTCGGGCGTTATGCTAGCGGCGACAGATAGAGTAATACCAAAACCCACGCAAACGATTTCACGCTCGGTCGATTTTGCCTGGAATGCGTTACTGCACAGCCTGACCTTAGCCCTACCCACATCGGTGCAGATGCATTATTTAGCCGCTTTGCTGCTGAGTCTGCCGCAGCAAGCGAGTGTCAATTGGCTTTACAGTCATAAACCTGCAAACGTGAGCCAAGCGGTGCTGGGCTTGCTGGGGCAACATCCTTCAGCCCCATGGCAGCAAGAGGACATCGCCGACAAGTTGCATATGAGCACTGCCAGTTTAAGACGTAAACTGGCGCAGGAAGACACCAGCTTTAGGCAATTGCTCGCCGAAGTGCGTTTGTGTCAGGGCTTAACCCTGCTACAAAACTCTACGGATTCCGTGCTACAAATTGCCTTGGCCTGCGGTTATTTGTCGGCAGAAAAATTCTCGGCGCGCTTTAAGCAGGCCTTTGGCCTGACACCCGCCGCGTATCGCCGTACACTGTGA
- a CDS encoding protein adenylyltransferase SelO, which translates to MKFKQDFFTQLPEFYAPVYPQGISNPHWLAWSEDAAKLIDLQQPTDALLQGLSGNAAVEGASYYAQVYSGHQFGGYTPRLGDGRSIILGEALGPQGAWDVALKGGGPTPYSRHGDGRAVMRSAVREFLVSEALHHLGVPTTRALAVIGSDMPVWRESQETAAITVRLARSHIRFGHFEFFCHSERGQADKLTQLLNFTLKQHYPHLSCDLAGYKAWFLQVVQDTAKLIAHWQAIGFAHGVMNTDNMSILGDSFDFGPFAFLDTFQEDFICNHSDPEGRYAFGQQPGIGLWNLQRLAQALTPVIPSDDLIAALNQYQHALVQHYLMLMRAKLGLAERADSTAEQDQQDLELIGRFTVLMEKNQLDYSNTWRRFGQLDPSSVHSSLRDDFIDLNEFDAWYQAYQARLGKVTDVEDWQQARNSVNPKYILRNYLAQEAIIAVEEGNLAPLERLHQVLHQPFAEQVEHEDLAKRPPDWGQGLIMSCSS; encoded by the coding sequence ATGAAGTTTAAACAGGATTTTTTTACCCAGTTACCTGAGTTTTACGCTCCAGTCTATCCACAGGGGATAAGCAATCCCCATTGGCTGGCGTGGAGTGAGGATGCCGCCAAATTAATCGACTTACAGCAGCCTACGGATGCCTTATTGCAGGGATTATCGGGTAACGCGGCTGTTGAGGGCGCAAGTTATTATGCGCAGGTGTACAGTGGTCATCAGTTTGGTGGTTACACGCCCAGATTAGGCGATGGTCGCTCGATTATTTTGGGTGAGGCATTAGGCCCCCAAGGTGCATGGGATGTGGCACTCAAAGGCGGCGGGCCGACACCCTATTCTCGCCATGGCGATGGCAGAGCCGTGATGCGCTCAGCGGTGCGGGAGTTTCTTGTCTCCGAAGCGCTGCATCATTTAGGCGTGCCGACGACCCGAGCCTTAGCGGTGATCGGCTCTGATATGCCCGTCTGGCGTGAGAGCCAAGAAACCGCAGCCATTACAGTACGTTTGGCCCGCAGCCATATCCGTTTCGGTCATTTCGAATTTTTCTGCCATAGCGAGCGTGGTCAAGCCGATAAGCTCACGCAGTTACTCAACTTTACCTTGAAGCAGCATTATCCGCATTTGAGCTGCGATCTGGCGGGCTATAAAGCCTGGTTTTTGCAGGTAGTACAAGATACCGCTAAGCTCATCGCCCATTGGCAGGCTATCGGCTTTGCCCACGGGGTGATGAATACCGACAATATGTCGATTCTGGGGGATAGTTTCGATTTTGGTCCGTTTGCCTTCCTCGATACCTTCCAAGAAGACTTTATTTGCAATCATTCCGACCCAGAAGGGCGTTACGCCTTTGGTCAGCAGCCCGGCATTGGCCTGTGGAACCTGCAACGTTTAGCGCAGGCGTTGACACCCGTGATCCCGTCCGATGATTTAATTGCCGCCTTGAATCAATATCAGCATGCGCTAGTGCAGCATTATTTGATGCTGATGCGCGCTAAGTTAGGGCTGGCTGAGCGAGCGGATTCGACAGCCGAGCAGGATCAGCAGGACTTAGAACTGATTGGCCGTTTTACCGTGTTGATGGAGAAAAATCAGCTGGATTACAGCAACACCTGGCGCCGCTTCGGTCAGCTTGACCCGAGTAGTGTGCATTCTTCGCTACGGGATGATTTTATCGACCTTAATGAGTTTGATGCTTGGTATCAGGCATATCAGGCGCGGTTGGGTAAAGTTACCGATGTTGAGGACTGGCAGCAGGCGCGTAATAGCGTTAATCCCAAATACATCCTACGCAATTATTTGGCTCAGGAGGCCATTATTGCCGTGGAGGAGGGGAATCTGGCGCCGCTAGAGCGTCTGCACCAAGTATTGCACCAGCCGTTTGCCGAACAAGTTGAGCATGAAGATCTGGCCAAGCGTCCACCCGATTGGGGACAAGGGCTGATTATGTCGTGCAGCAGTTGA